In Arachis hypogaea cultivar Tifrunner chromosome 7, arahy.Tifrunner.gnm2.J5K5, whole genome shotgun sequence, the genomic window GAAGACTGATATTGCAACCTGAAGGTTTTGGTTAAGTAAGATGGTATTAATCACATTGAACAACATTTTCATGCAATGTGTATATATTCTTCAGGAACAGATTAACGAATTATGAGCTCACCGCTATGCCGAGGCCTAAAGGCACTGAAATGAACAGAACCCCGAAAAAGGAGCACACACAGGCCAAGAAATCAAGTTTGTCAACCTTCCACAGCTTATATGCACCTTGATAATCTATCAGGCCAATCACTGCAGTGATGATAATGGCTGCTAGGACAACATTTGGGGTATAGTAGAAGAGTGGCATGAGAAATAGAAGGGTAACAAGAACTGCCGCAGCCATGATTATGTTTGAAACTGCTGTTTGTGCTCCAGCGTTATAGTTAACAGCGGATCGAGAAAAGGACCCTGCAAGTACATTTTTGTCTCTTTAAATAGGGATGGAGATTTTCTCAAAATTGTTGCTTCTTAGATCATTTATAGCAGATTgaaataagaaggaattcaagacCTGTTGTGACATAGCATGAAGAACATGAACCAGCTATATTCATAAGACCAATGGCCATCATTTCTTTGTTTCCATCAACCTGGTAGTTCTTCAGTGATGCAAATGTTCTACCTACTGCAATTCCTTCCTGAAATAGATAGAAATAGGAGAGTAAGTGAAAGTTAAATCAAGTGGTGAATATAGAATGACATCGATAATCTTCTGTAACCAAcagtttttctagtttttagtcaGCTTACTGTGAGAGATAAGAGTCCTGTGACTATGCCAGTTTTGATAGCAAGAGCCAAGTAAGCGCCATTGAAGAATAACATGTTTGAAGATGGTGGATTAAGACCCTTTGGTAAGTTCCCAATCTgtccaagaaaagaaagagacagAGTCATTAGGAGCAGCCCTTAGTATTTATGCATTTGTTCCGTATTATGGAAACAAATGAAAGATCATGAATGGTTTCTTACAATTGCAATTCGATGAGCCTTATGTCTGAGAAGAAAGACTAGAATAGTTGACAGAATAACTGATGTCAAGGGAGCAGCTGCTGAAACCCAAAATAGTTTTGGTTTCCTCAAGCTCTGCAGAAATTATGGAGAATTTTCAGAACTTCAGAGGTAAATGAATGGCAAAGAAACAACAATGGCATGTATATAATTGTGTTTAAGCAAGATAGGAAAATTTACAATGTGTCTTGTTATCAGCAAGAAGGCCAAGAAGCCAAATCCGAGTACAATTGTTTGCCATGACCACTGCACAAATTGTTCAAATATTTCAGTGAACATGCATGTATATAAGATTACACTTGCATTCACAACAGagttaaagaaaaagaataaagagaACAACATGTTTTACTCTCCAAAGAAAAATGTTTTGGAATCTAATTCTCTCTTGCAATTCTTTACAAAAACATATCTCAAAAAAAGAGATGTCTTTGTCGTAGCAATCTTGGAGTGTTAAAGAATAAGTGCCATTAGAATGTTTGAGAGAGTTTAGTAGTGGAAAATTATTAGCCTTGAGTCATTGACCTTAAGAAGATGCAAAGCAGctaaagataaaaacaaaaaaaaaacaaacttgGTTAACTAACATACTTACCTCGTGTCTTTGCTTGAAAACAGATTGAAGAACCGGAATTATTTGCATCTTGTTGGTGAAGTGCACTATTCCAAGCAACCCTTTCAGCTGCTGCAGAGAAACTATGATGGCTGCACCTGCCATGAATCCCAACAGTGTTGCCTTGGATAGAAAATCAATCACAAATCCTAACCTGTTTGTTTACATATATTAATCAATTCAACCATGATTAATAAAACAGAGGAGGATGCATGCATGAATTAGAATGAGTACCTTAATATACCGAGTGAAGCTTGAAATAAACCAGCAAAGAAAGTGGCAGTGAAAGCCAGTTTCAGATACAGAATTGGATTCTGCGTGCACGAAACTTGCTCACTAAGCATTGATCCCATAACCAAAGACGCAATTGAAACCGGTCCAACACCAAGATGTCTAGAACTCCCAAGCAGTGAATATATCAATGGTGGCACAAAGCTTGAATCTGCATCATAGTTAATGTGTGTAACCATATTTATATACTTAACAGTTTACAATAATAATTCAATAATGCAACTGAGAAACGATAATGAATACTAACATAATCCAACAATAGGTGGCAGGTTTGCAAGCTTTGCATAACTTATTCCCTGAAACAGAAACACAAGTTAGTTCAAATATATGtaggtacatatatatatagtagtatgAAGCATTAACATTAGCGAACGCAAAGTTGTTACCTGAGGGATGGCGAGGCTGGCAATGGTGAGGCCGGAGATGGTGTCGGAGCGGAGAAGGGAAATGGTGTAGGTGGGGGCCCAGTGGAAAATGGGGAAGAAGTACTGAAGAGCCAAGAGGAGCTTCATGAAGCATGGTTGATTCTTGAAGCGGTGGAGAGGGTCGTCGGGGAAGAAGATTTCAGAGAGTCTTTGCCTGAGTTTCTGGAGAGTGGTTCTCTCAGGTGGAAGCTCTACTCTGTGGATTTCAAGAGATGGTGGCATTGATGATGGCATTGAGAttttgatggtggtggtggtttgGCCATTATGGGAATCGAAGTGCTCAACTCTGTTGGAGTTCACACCcattatttctctctctctctctttctctctctctctgttcttagttagttggttttgtcTGAGAAACACACACTGCAATGGTGGCTATTTATAAGGAagggaagagaagaaagaaacatGGCAATGGCAGTGGCATTGGCAGGTGTATCATGTTCTTTATCACTGGCTACTATTTACAAGCTTGTAGGGGCATTTTCGTCACTTCACTCCCATTCAAATTTTACAATGATATACGACACTAATACAGATACAGGATAAGCAGCAcacgaatttaaaatttttataagacatATGAACATGACATATATATAAGGCTAGACATGGATGATATTTAGATATGTTTAAAcgtgtttgaagaaatttttatttttattaagacacagtcGAACACAAAAACATACGCgtatcaaatattattaaaaatcagTTTTATAGGTATGTCTAATCATATGATACTAGATTaactaaaataactaatttttacttTGCATGGTTAGTtgctaaaaaatcataaaattaaataattctataaaaTATTGTTACTACATCAAAATTAAAAGCGTATCTTATTTTATATAAGTTGTCTTTATTAAATGCTATTATATTCTTCAATACACATTAATGTatgtaattataaaattataaaattaattttttattaaatgtgTACTAATTATTCTACATGTGGAATTAGTTAAAATAGTAAATAtcttatatttttgttaataagtCTTGAAATCAGATATTTCAATTTTTTGAAACAAACTAGTCTATTTTAATTCAAATGGCATCATTTTCCTGTGGAAAATAAGAACTATCCAATTTTTCAGAACACCGAAGAttgaatttatcttttttttatttgttcttataaAATAAGTTTGTgttttataatattttcatatttatgTCTTGAAATATTCATTAAATAaagttatattataaaattatgcacataaaataaagacaaataaataaaaagtatggCTAATAAGAAacatgttaatatatatatatatatatgaaaaaatagtgCAAATATTGTCACTTAAAATATAATAGAACATTAAATATATGATATCTCTCTATTGGTAAGATTTAATGGCAGTCACCATTTTGCTAGACCCAGTCCCTATTGATTACCTTTTTTGTGGTCTCTCATGATCTCAATTAagattcattttaattaatttgaccaATCAAACAATCTATTACAAAGGTAGaactgtttttaatattttttgtttcatacaaacaaatctgatttaaattattaatatgaaTTTGTTTGACCAGTGTCATTAGGGTACTtgttaaagattaaaaaaaattcaaaacttctAGTGATAATAGAcatgtttaatatttttgttcATTCTTTCCTCAGTGCTCAACTATATATCTAGTTGACGGAATTGttttattacaataatatttaggagacaaaaaaaattcaatctaaacagtttaaatttattttatttaatataattaataaaattaaataaaataaatttggatttattttatcttttgaacattatcaatttaattaattgtttggtactatttttttcattattcctcTGTAATTATTGGTTAATGAAGCAGTACTGACCAATgagctataactcaaatgacatagtatCTCTATATTCATCTAAGAACTCGCAGATTCGAGTCTCTTTAttttcggtaaaaaaaaaatgggGGAGCATTGATACTATTTACTAGAAGTTGTATGATCTAATGAAATTTCACAGTGCTGAATTGTTACTATCATCGTTAATTATGggtgtaaataattaaatattatattcctAGCTACTTGGATTTGGCAACATCATAGCATATTGTGATACCATTCTAATTGACGAAAATGAATAATCTGTTCATGCATGTTATCTTCTTATCAATAATTCTCtcatatgttatatatttttgtcTGGATTTGCACCTTTTAAATTAATGGTACTAGCTAGATCATACATGAAAGATTTATATAAAAACTTTaaccaaaaaaagaagaaacctaTTTTCCTAACTTTACCTGTTCGTGAATCAAGCATGCGCGAGTGTCTAGCCTTTTAAATATCACATCTTCAAAGTCCAAATAATGCAGCGTACAAAGTAGGTTAGATAATGCAGAAAGTATAATaaagttttaatatttttgagtttttaagtaATCGCTTTTTGGTAGCTTTACTGCTTTAGGATAAGTACAATTGtggtttttaattaattagttttctAAGAGAAATAGtgttcttttaattattattttggagGCAAAATATACCTATATAAAAATTCAGTAGGTGCAAAACTCATGAATGGTTTAGAATTTGACAAGTAagaattattattttcattttcattttcaacgATCAGAAAAGAAAACAATCACTGCTTAATGCTTATTACTGCCATTCAATCAGCACCGTTCAGTAATAGCTTTATGCCAAAGGATAAATTCCTTGCACCTTTGCTCCTTAATTAGTTCATATCATTATCATTGTTCATAAAAATGTTGAATTCATGTATTCAAATACTAATATAAATTTAGTCTTTTAACTTAAAATTGAGTGGcctaatttattctaaaaaagTTAGTTTATATTTATAGATGAATAAATTGAATTAGATAAAGAAGTGAGATAATAGCTTTATTCTTTATATACAGGAGACTTGtaatagttattatttttttgagtaaagtatcgtttttgccCTCAAggggtaaatcctatttatattcctaacgtttaaatcgtcttatttgtatctttaacgtttgtaaaagtgattcaatgttatcctgccgtcaattacacatcataaacgctttagtttgagttttaagaATCTCtttttgaagttagaatacaaatgtctgggatggaatcgatgatctactccgaaaaatagcttatcaaaagttgaaactaattcctacaacatttacataattcacttttttagggatataattgaatctaaatacaaatagtgggtataatattaaaatcgaacacatctaagtgagacctaattgagaatgaatacattcaagtgagaataattgaaaaatataatctgatttgttagtataattgataataggataacattgaataacttttataaacgttagggatacaaataggacgatttaaatgttagggacacaaataaaaCTTACCCCACTTTTTTTATCAAGTTCACTTTTGTGATCAATGATATCATTGAAATGTAGTGATAGATTCTATTctctaacaaggaaaataattattttcattctttcttaTAGCAAATGTGTGAAAAGGTCACCTTGTATATTGTATTAAGTGAATCCAGAAATATGTTCATGATTTGGCTTTAGAACTTATCATCTTatattcttgttcttatttttctatttttattattatgtcaATCCTAACTCTTCCAAGCAATGAAGAACCAATATCAAAAGTCCTTTTTAAGTTTGACCTCTCCAATAATTAAGCAAGTGTGTGATTCTCTTCCAAATTCAATCACTTAAAAAAACATATTCAGAGCAAGAACAAATTCTAAACATTCTCTGCTTGCTATTttcaacaacaagaaaatcaaGATATGGCTGCAGTATGTTTTACCCTTTTTTTATCCACCCCATCTTCTCACTTTTTCCATGGAATTCAAGACCAAAAGTATGATTTTGTTTAATCAGAATAAATAACAGCAATTATTTCACTGCAAAATTTAGCTAGTGCTTGCTTTGTCATATTGATGAACCTCTCACCAAACAAGTCAAACCTCCAAGTTCTACCCATCTTTGACTGAAATTTGCTCATATAAAATTAGACCAACTTTATGCAAATTAAATGAATTtagatcttctaaattttgaatttttactttagaAAGAAAAGTGTGATTTTTCATCCTTAAAtgatttctctttcatattttcttttaatcCCACTTATGAAATAAACGGTGAAAGATTACACTTTATCTTCTaaggtgaaattcaaactttagaaaatataaatccaaattaaatatatcaaactATGAATAGTTACATGGAACACAATAGATTTCAGTATAGAAACGAGTAAGTAAAATATTTTGTGAATTAGTACACACTAATTAGTAAACAAAATCGCTTAGCTGATAACGTAAatgtttgataacaaaaaaatattagcaaaaaataattaaaacttgctttatttaacattcattcgcATTTatgaatgaatgttaaataaggtaaattttgactttttttttttttatctccctAGTGTTACTAAGTTGATAAATTTATGTAATTATGACTTTAACTACATACAGGTAAGCTTAAGGTAGGTTTGGTTAGGAGAATGTTACAGTTAATAATACAATAGTGGGAGGCAACATTAATCTATAGTACCCCATCTATTATCCctccactttgaagattcacCATTAGAATGCCTACATGTGTTTTTCTTCTTATAAAGACAAATGAATAAAGTCacttatttttttcatcaaactCATAATTTGGCCACTGATTTCAATTAAAGGGGGTTGCAGGATCACTTTGAATAATCATAATTTTGATACCATGATCCCACCAATAATCAAATCACCCTTTCTAACAGTAAAAGAGGGTTCTGCCTAATCCTAATCTTTTGTTCTGTAAATTATGCAATCTGCAAAGCCTTAATTTACTATTTCAACAAGTTGTGCTGTACTTTCAATTGGTAATAAGAACAAGCTGTGTATCCTAATTAGAGACATAATGGTCACTCACCTATCATTTAACTATTAAGATTACCTACCTAAAATCATAATAAATGTGCAACTAGATAGACAGCATGTACATTCCAAAATCCAAAGTATTCATTATTCTAAAGTTCTCAAAGTTAGGCATATATCAATAGAGTTTAACACATTCGTTCTTTTGGATGATTATTCGTGCAATCAACGTGAAAggtagttatttttactaatgtaGCATTAACGTAATTGGATTCatgtgtaaaactactttacactgaCAATGcagcaaaattaaattcatatcaaTAATAAGTTACTACTTTTATAAAACTACAGATTCAGCACCAtaacttttctttttcccttgttTTTTAACTTGTTTCACTCTTAGTGTATGAGAACCTGTTTCTACAAACTGAAAAAAGTTTAGTACTTGTCTTAGTAGTGCAGAATCATGAATAGTCAAAAAGTTTAAGCATGCTCAACCATTGGTGATTCTAGCTAGTTCTTGCATTAACATATCAATAGCCACCAATGTTTTTGTGATGCAATCTAAGGTAGATAGATTTTTGGACATAAAGAGTGAAGGGAATGGAACACATGCTGAGAATTGAGGCTTATAAGTAACAAAGATTCTGATTGAAAGGGGAAAGGGACAGAGAAATATACGCGGCGAGCGCGAGTTGCGTAATGACTTGTATGGAAAAAGAGAACTTGGTATTCAAAATTATTCATAACCATATATATATCATAATCATATCTTGATATGAAGTGAAAAGAAGAATGCATGATCATGAATAAGATGGCCACAATTGATGGATCAGATACTCTCCTCAGAGCCAATTCAAAAAGGAACACAATGGATGGACAGGATGCAATTCCGTTTCTCTCTAGAGATCCTTTttcttcaagaaaaaaaaaataattcagaaACATAATAAAGAAAAGTTTGATGTGAACACATGGCTTATTGGCTTGCCATCAATGACAGCTGAACTTGtttgctgttgttgttgtcctAATTGTTACACATCAACCCCTCActtatacattttaatttttatcagaCAGGAATTTgattccttctttttcaaataatctaACAAAGATTTCTGTAGAACATAGCATAACTTTCTCTTTGTCAATGAAGAGAAGGAACACTCTGTGTTGTTCTAATACTAGTATACTGCACTAACTTTGGTTTTAAACTAAAGTTAATTAATCACGTTCATCCATTAAGAAATATCACTTAAAAAGTTTCTGACTTGATTGGCAAGCTAACTTGAACTTAAGGTTCTATTTAAGGACACTCAATcataaatttgaataaaagaatggTCTCTTTGGGTgtaacatatattaaaattaaattagccACATAATTTTCATTGATTATATAAGGTAACTATTAAAATCTTCATTGATTTATAATAGTCACAACTTTATCAGGTTAGACTGTCTATATTATATTCTTTGCGTGCAGTCCTTTTTGAATCTTGTGTTAATATAATATACTTGTGTAtcgaattgtttttttttttttcaactcaagtaatcagaaaagaaaatgtatatttttcaatttttttttacctgCTCTTAGCTTCCTTCACATGATCCAAAGTAAGCATAAGAACTAATAACAGGCTCATCCCACATTTTGGTGCCTTTTCCACCATGGACCATGATTTTGATTAAGATAGAGCAAGAGGCCAAAGGAGGGGTTAGGTACTAGCTAGTGGTGCTCTTAAGTCTAATCAAATTGGTGGTGTCTTCTGTGTTGGAAATGCATTACAATTAGGAAGAAACCATGCTAGCACCAAGGCTTTAGTGCCATTTATGGACATACATTACAGCACAACTCAAATTCTGAGAAATTATtagtacttattattattattattaaaacaaaatataaaacaaatgtagtacttattattattattattaaaacaaaatataaacaaatgtggtagttattattattagtctAAGGGAAGAAGGAATTGAAAAATTGAAGTTTGGAAGGtacataaaagaaaaaggctttgAGAAATTGAAGTAGTGAGTGGAGGAGTTTATTCTTGGAATATACCCTTCATAAGGACTCAATTATATATGTGAgcttcctttttttcttcttttcatactAGTTTAGTTTCATAGGTATAATCATTTTCACTTTGGTCCTCCAAAGAAAGTCAACTCTGTCAAGTCAATATCTTCAATTCCGTGCCATTAACAATCATAGTGGTGA contains:
- the LOC112703698 gene encoding probable sulfate transporter 3.4; this translates as MGVNSNRVEHFDSHNGQTTTTIKISMPSSMPPSLEIHRVELPPERTTLQKLRQRLSEIFFPDDPLHRFKNQPCFMKLLLALQYFFPIFHWAPTYTISLLRSDTISGLTIASLAIPQGISYAKLANLPPIVGLYSSFVPPLIYSLLGSSRHLGVGPVSIASLVMGSMLSEQVSCTQNPILYLKLAFTATFFAGLFQASLGILRLGFVIDFLSKATLLGFMAGAAIIVSLQQLKGLLGIVHFTNKMQIIPVLQSVFKQRHEWSWQTIVLGFGFLAFLLITRHISLRKPKLFWVSAAAPLTSVILSTILVFLLRHKAHRIAIIGNLPKGLNPPSSNMLFFNGAYLALAIKTGIVTGLLSLTEGIAVGRTFASLKNYQVDGNKEMMAIGLMNIAGSCSSCYVTTGSFSRSAVNYNAGAQTAVSNIIMAAAVLVTLLFLMPLFYYTPNVVLAAIIITAVIGLIDYQGAYKLWKVDKLDFLACVCSFFGVLFISVPLGLGIAVAISVFKILLHVSRPNTLVLGNIPGTQIFHNVNQYKEALRVPSFLILAVESPIYFANSTYLQERILRWVREEEECTKANNRSSLRCIILDMTAVTAIDTSGLDTLCELRKMLEKRSLQLVLANPVGSVMEKLHTSTVLDSFGLKGVYLTVGEAVADISSSWKAEP